The following are from one region of the Anomaloglossus baeobatrachus isolate aAnoBae1 chromosome 1, aAnoBae1.hap1, whole genome shotgun sequence genome:
- the LOC142291736 gene encoding uncharacterized protein LOC142291736 translates to MLQDVMCCILTTLCFPLSGDKLQKRWRSIRDRFKKELNQEMQAPSGSGGRRSKYRYFRALSFLRTTMVCRSTVCSTQEPASNPTGAIPEQSATGEHRHRPHPSEPSLPSTSVPSTCAGASRETSLPEAAGDEIAFPLPHPSDTAALSRTPLGSGRQRHRGQEKSYAPEFLHLNAAFQNAIQLLAEQNRSSFSFINANMEKNTHELCTRLDRLHLDASKSPNHCFFQAVLERMEKLSPDQQMHVMQATRQALAQVSSQPPPPTPPPAPAPPPAIVPTPPAAQYQPAAQYQPAAQYQPADQYQPAAQYQPAAQYQLPTTSAPTLPTHYHISPSTPIMSPTQATNSPATSSVSQSLHSTPQSLPNPIPSPGFPLGFSTTPSPSVTSPPPPPTPLSTLNTPTVRVFPPVSPSSTISTPSPRYTNL, encoded by the exons atgctgcaggatgtaatgtgttgtatactaaccactttgtgctttccactttcaggtgacaaacttcagaagcggtggcggtctatcagggatcgcttcaaaaaggagttgaatcaagagatgcaggccccgagtggatccggaggacgcagatcgaagtaccgttactttagagcgttgtcgttcctccggacaactatggtgtgcagaag caccgtctgcagcactcaggagcctgcatcgaacccgacaggagcgatccctgaacagtccgccactggggaacacaggcacagaccccacccatctgaaccttcccttccatcgacatctgtcccatccacctgcgctggagcttcccgtgagacttcattacctgaagctgctggtgatgagatagcttttcccctaccccacccctctgacactgctgccctcagtagaacacctttgggttctgggcgtcagcgtcataggggtcaggaaaagagctatgcgcccgagttcttgcatctaaatgcagccttccagaacgccattcaattattagccgaacaaaatcgttcatcttttagcttcataaatgccaatatggaaaaaaatacacacgaattgtgcacgcgtctggacaggctgcatttagatgcaagtaaatcacccaaccattgtttttttcaagccgtactagagcgcatggaaaagctatctcctgaccagcagatgcatgtaatgcaagccacacggcaggctctggcgcaggtttcctcccaaccacctccacccacccctcctccagcacctgccccccctccagccattgtccctactccccctgctgcccagtaccagcctgctgcccagtaccagcctgctgcccagtaccagcctgctgaccagtaccagcctgcagcccagtaccagcctgcggcccagtaccagctcccaaccacatctgcccctacacttcctacccactaccacatctcgccttccacacccatcatgtccccaactcaagccactaattcacccgccacctcttctgtctcacaatccctccactccacccctcaatccttaccaaatcccatcccatctcctggtttccctcttggtttctcaaccacaccttcaccttctgttacttccccaccaccaccaccaacaccactttccaccctcaatactccaactgtgcgtgtgttcccacctgtcagcccctccagtactatctccaccccaagcccaagatatacaaatttataa